Proteins encoded within one genomic window of Candidatus Brevundimonas colombiensis:
- a CDS encoding TonB-dependent receptor, producing the protein MFQRLNRRARLLSGVAFGAAAVMAVGSAHAQTAARTTAQAGDQPTEVGEIVVTGIRRSIEASISAKANNTSIVEVISSEDIGKLPDVSIAESLARLPGVTMQRLDGRSQAISIRGLGPDFTTALLNGRELVTTGDNRGVEFDQFPAELLSSVVVYKTPDSALIGQGLGGTVDLRTVRPLAYGRQAIALNYRHEWNDIGALNSGTTDKGDRYTVSYVDQFLDGTLGVALGYAHMNSPYQSERFNAWGYPNYSDGNLLTGGVKPYVMSSELERDGYMGVLEWRPNDRIHSTFDAFYSKFKNTQVLRGIEFPLAWGGLAENPKRSDTVLGGCQIANNVATPNVCRPAPSLRPGYTVENGLIVAGTWDNIKGVVRNDLNKRDSNITALGWNTEFTISDDWSANLDLSYSKVERNDIILETNAGTGRNINGALDTLGFQLTGDGVTQFTSRLNYADPALIKITSPQGWGGDVIPEGQAGYMNTPSIKDELKAARFSVTRELHQSPFKSIDFGINYTERQKTFVNDQYYLGVPGGGDLTVPTAFLLDPTDLGYLGISQVLSYDALGLVNSGALNRIRNPNADVAAGNWEVTEKVSTAYVRANIDHNLFGMPLTGNVGMQFVYTDQNSTGFSARQAGLGVSETIAVSGGKDYLEILPSSNFILQVADDAFVRFAAARTLARARMDDMRASRNYSFDNGKNNGNASADQNSPWSASGGNPTLTPYIADVADISFEKYFANRKGYISLAAFYKHLESYVYNHDQIFDFTGYPTGGVTPVINFGKSSAPDNGEGGWIKGLELSISAPFDIFHPALEGFGAQFSASTTDSEVQPDPTQAPTALPGLSENVINGSLYYERYGFQSRISARYRSDYLGEVSGFGNGRTLRSVAAETVVDAQIGYEFQSGALEGLSVLAQVNNLTDEPFKTFQNGDERQTIDYQHYGRTFAVGLNYKF; encoded by the coding sequence ATGTTCCAACGTCTCAACCGACGCGCGCGTCTGCTGTCCGGCGTCGCCTTCGGCGCAGCCGCCGTCATGGCGGTCGGCTCGGCCCACGCCCAGACCGCCGCGAGGACGACGGCTCAGGCTGGCGACCAGCCGACCGAAGTCGGCGAAATCGTCGTCACCGGCATCCGCCGCTCGATCGAAGCCTCGATCTCGGCCAAGGCCAACAACACCTCGATCGTCGAGGTCATTTCCTCCGAGGACATCGGCAAGCTGCCGGACGTGTCCATCGCCGAATCCCTGGCGCGCCTGCCGGGCGTGACGATGCAGCGCCTCGACGGCCGCAGCCAGGCGATCTCGATCCGGGGGCTGGGCCCGGACTTCACCACCGCCCTGTTGAACGGTCGCGAACTGGTCACGACCGGCGACAACCGCGGCGTCGAATTCGATCAGTTCCCCGCCGAACTGCTGTCCAGCGTCGTCGTCTACAAAACCCCGGATTCGGCCCTGATCGGCCAGGGCCTGGGCGGAACCGTCGACCTGCGCACCGTGCGCCCGCTGGCCTATGGCCGTCAGGCCATCGCCCTGAACTACCGCCACGAGTGGAATGACATCGGCGCCCTGAACTCGGGCACCACCGACAAGGGCGACCGCTACACCGTCTCCTACGTCGATCAATTCCTGGACGGGACCCTGGGCGTGGCCCTGGGTTACGCCCACATGAACTCGCCCTATCAGTCCGAGCGGTTCAACGCCTGGGGCTATCCGAACTATTCTGACGGCAATCTGCTGACCGGCGGGGTCAAGCCCTACGTCATGTCGTCGGAGCTGGAGCGCGACGGCTATATGGGCGTGCTGGAATGGCGCCCGAACGACCGCATCCACTCCACGTTTGACGCCTTCTATTCCAAGTTCAAGAACACCCAGGTCCTGCGCGGCATCGAATTCCCGCTGGCCTGGGGCGGTCTAGCTGAAAACCCGAAACGCAGCGACACCGTCCTGGGCGGTTGCCAGATCGCCAACAATGTCGCGACGCCCAACGTCTGCCGTCCGGCGCCGTCGCTGCGTCCCGGCTACACCGTTGAGAACGGCCTGATCGTGGCGGGGACCTGGGACAACATCAAGGGCGTGGTCCGCAACGACCTGAACAAGCGCGACAGCAACATCACGGCCCTGGGCTGGAACACCGAGTTCACGATCAGCGACGACTGGTCGGCGAACCTGGACCTCAGCTATTCCAAGGTCGAGCGCAACGACATCATCCTGGAAACCAACGCCGGCACGGGCCGCAACATCAACGGCGCCCTGGACACCCTGGGCTTCCAGCTGACCGGCGACGGCGTGACGCAGTTCACCAGCCGCCTGAACTATGCCGACCCCGCGCTGATCAAGATCACCAGCCCGCAAGGCTGGGGCGGCGACGTGATTCCTGAAGGTCAGGCCGGCTATATGAACACCCCGTCCATCAAGGACGAGCTGAAGGCCGCCCGCTTCTCGGTCACACGCGAACTGCACCAGAGTCCGTTCAAGTCCATCGACTTCGGCATCAACTACACCGAACGCCAGAAGACCTTCGTCAATGATCAGTACTACCTCGGCGTGCCCGGCGGCGGCGATCTGACCGTGCCGACGGCCTTCCTTCTGGACCCGACCGATCTGGGCTATCTCGGCATCTCGCAGGTGCTGAGCTACGATGCTCTGGGCCTGGTCAACAGCGGCGCGCTGAACCGCATCCGCAACCCGAACGCCGACGTCGCCGCCGGCAACTGGGAAGTGACGGAAAAGGTCTCCACCGCCTATGTCCGCGCCAACATCGACCACAACCTGTTCGGCATGCCCCTGACGGGCAACGTCGGTATGCAGTTCGTCTATACGGACCAGAACTCCACCGGGTTCTCGGCCCGTCAGGCTGGGCTTGGCGTATCGGAAACGATCGCCGTTTCGGGCGGCAAGGACTATCTGGAAATCCTGCCCAGCTCGAATTTCATCCTGCAGGTCGCGGACGACGCCTTCGTGCGCTTTGCGGCGGCCCGCACCCTGGCCCGCGCCCGCATGGACGACATGCGCGCCTCGCGGAACTATTCGTTCGACAACGGTAAGAACAATGGCAATGCGTCGGCCGACCAGAACTCGCCGTGGAGCGCCTCTGGAGGCAATCCGACGCTGACCCCCTATATCGCTGACGTGGCGGATATTTCGTTCGAGAAGTATTTCGCCAATCGCAAGGGCTATATCTCGCTGGCGGCCTTCTACAAGCATCTGGAAAGCTACGTTTACAACCACGACCAGATCTTCGACTTCACCGGCTATCCCACCGGCGGCGTGACGCCCGTCATCAACTTCGGCAAGTCGTCGGCGCCGGACAACGGCGAAGGCGGCTGGATCAAGGGTTTGGAGCTGTCGATCTCGGCGCCCTTCGACATCTTCCATCCGGCGCTCGAAGGTTTCGGCGCCCAGTTCAGCGCCTCCACGACCGACAGCGAGGTCCAGCCCGATCCGACCCAGGCGCCCACGGCCCTGCCGGGTCTGTCGGAGAACGTGATCAACGGCTCGCTGTATTATGAGCGTTACGGCTTCCAGTCGCGCATTTCGGCCCGCTATCGTTCGGACTACCTGGGCGAGGTTTCTGGGTTCGGCAACGGTCGCACCCTGCGTTCGGTGGCGGCGGAGACCGTCGTCGACGCCCAGATCGGTTACGAGTTCCAGTCCGGTGCGCTGGAGGGGCTGTCCGTTCTGGCCCAGGTCAACAACCTGACCGACGAACCGTTCAAGACCTTCCAGAACGGCGATGAGCGCCAGACCATCGACTACCAGCACTATGGCCGCACCTTTGCGGTCGGTCTGAACTACAAGTTCTGA
- a CDS encoding alpha-amylase family glycosyl hydrolase, translating to MPAAARDWWRGAVLYQIYPRSFADANDDGVGDLKGIADHLDHVASLGVDGVWLSPFFKSPMKDFGYDVSDYCDVDPIFGTLADFDALIARAHALGLKVVIDQVFSHTSDEHPWFTDSRASRDGDHADWYVWADAKPDGSPPSNWQSVFGGPAWTWDARRGQYYMHNFLASQPQLNVRNPAVQDALIAAARFWLDRGVDGFRLDAINFAIHDPSLRDNPPIDDGKKRTRPFDFQDKIYNQSHPDIIGFLNRIRALTDSYDARFTVAEVGGDHADREMKEFTAGSDRLHSAYGFLYLYADTLRGELIGQGDRMWPDQQGEGWPSWTFSNHDAPRAVSRWARGRDEKAFSEMALLLLMSLRGNVFVYQGEELGLPQAEVPFERLVDPEAIANWPQTLGRDGARTPMPWIAAAPNAGFSTVEPWLPVDPRHQALAVDAQEADPNSILHAARRIIALRQGHPALRTGGLEIESAGDLVVFRRFERAEGGERLLCVFNLGFKAVDWAPPAGARQIAAVNWTETDGAALRPLAGLIFADAG from the coding sequence ATCCCGGCCGCAGCGCGCGACTGGTGGCGGGGCGCGGTCCTGTATCAGATCTATCCGCGCAGCTTCGCCGATGCGAACGACGACGGCGTGGGCGACCTGAAAGGGATCGCCGACCATCTGGATCATGTCGCCAGCCTGGGCGTGGACGGGGTATGGCTGTCGCCCTTCTTCAAGTCGCCGATGAAGGACTTCGGCTATGACGTGTCGGACTATTGCGACGTCGATCCGATCTTCGGAACTCTGGCCGATTTCGACGCCCTGATCGCGCGCGCCCATGCCCTGGGGCTGAAGGTCGTTATCGACCAGGTCTTTTCGCATACCTCGGACGAACACCCCTGGTTCACCGACAGCCGCGCCAGCCGCGACGGCGACCACGCCGACTGGTACGTCTGGGCCGACGCCAAGCCCGACGGTTCGCCCCCCTCGAACTGGCAGTCGGTGTTCGGCGGCCCGGCCTGGACCTGGGACGCGCGGCGCGGCCAGTATTACATGCACAACTTCCTGGCCTCTCAGCCCCAGCTGAACGTCAGGAACCCGGCGGTGCAGGACGCCCTGATCGCGGCGGCGCGGTTCTGGCTGGACCGGGGCGTGGACGGCTTCCGTCTGGATGCGATCAACTTCGCCATTCACGATCCGTCCTTGCGCGACAATCCGCCGATCGACGACGGCAAGAAGCGGACGCGGCCGTTCGACTTCCAGGACAAGATCTACAACCAGTCCCATCCCGACATCATCGGTTTCCTGAACCGCATCCGAGCCCTGACCGACAGCTATGACGCCCGGTTCACGGTGGCCGAGGTCGGCGGCGACCACGCCGACCGCGAGATGAAGGAATTCACCGCCGGGAGCGACCGGCTGCATTCGGCCTATGGCTTCCTCTACCTCTACGCCGACACGCTGAGGGGCGAGCTGATCGGCCAGGGCGACCGGATGTGGCCGGACCAGCAGGGCGAGGGCTGGCCGTCCTGGACCTTCTCGAACCACGATGCGCCGCGCGCGGTGTCGCGTTGGGCCAGGGGGCGCGACGAAAAGGCGTTCTCGGAAATGGCCCTGCTGCTGCTGATGAGCTTGCGCGGCAATGTCTTCGTCTATCAGGGCGAGGAGCTGGGCCTGCCCCAGGCCGAGGTGCCGTTCGAGCGGCTGGTCGATCCCGAAGCCATCGCCAACTGGCCCCAGACCCTGGGCCGCGACGGCGCCCGCACGCCCATGCCCTGGATCGCCGCCGCACCCAATGCGGGCTTCTCGACCGTGGAGCCGTGGCTGCCGGTCGATCCGCGACACCAGGCGCTGGCGGTGGACGCGCAGGAGGCGGACCCGAACTCGATCCTGCACGCCGCGCGCCGCATCATCGCCCTGCGTCAGGGTCATCCCGCGCTGCGGACCGGCGGTCTGGAGATCGAGAGCGCGGGCGACCTGGTGGTCTTCCGCCGGTTCGAACGGGCCGAGGGCGGCGAGCGGCTGCTGTGCGTGTTCAACCTGGGCTTCAAGGCCGTGGACTGGGCGCCGCCCGCTGGCGCCCGCCAAATCGCAGCGGTCAACTGGACCGAGACGGACGGCGCGGCGCTGAGGCCGCTGGCCGGTCTGATCTTCGCCGACGCCGGATGA
- a CDS encoding alpha-amylase family glycosyl hydrolase: MSAVAGSTLAQTAPAPAVLEALRQRPPQDEVIYFLLPDRFANGDPANDRGGYAPQRLVSGFDPTDTDFYHGGDLAGVIQRLDYIQGLGATAVWLAPIFKNKPVQTHGDYTGAAHHGYWITDFTTVDPHFGDEATMRALVDAAHARGMKAYLDIVANHTADVIRYRECPQNDCAYRSRADYPYTRKGGVDGAPINDGFDGRDFTRLTRPDYAYTPYIPAGEENAKVPAWLNDPIRYHNRGESTFSGESSLDGDFAGLDDLLTEDPVVVQGMIDIFGGWIDRYGIDGYRIDTARHVNPAFWRAFIPAMKARAAAKGIPNFHIFGEVYDPDPAVTARFTRVDGYPAVLDFPFQKQATDVAAGKVGTDALARLFDADAIYADGAETAAILPTFLGNHDMGRIGFFVKQANPEADDAELLARIKLAHALMMFSRGVPTLYYGDEQGLAGAGGYGNSRQDMWPSRTPVYANETPVGGRQPAYSTEAPLYKAIAEMARLRAAEPALRRGRQVVRAYGDKPGLFALSRLTDDGGEVLVLFNTSTAPVSAQVEVEPGSLRWQALRGDCAARSSAPASVAVRVSPLDYLVCKSVP, translated from the coding sequence ATGTCGGCCGTCGCCGGCTCGACGCTGGCCCAGACCGCCCCGGCGCCCGCCGTTCTGGAGGCGCTGCGCCAGCGCCCGCCTCAGGACGAGGTGATCTATTTCCTGTTGCCCGACCGGTTCGCCAACGGCGATCCCGCCAACGACCGCGGCGGTTATGCGCCCCAGCGGCTGGTCAGCGGCTTCGACCCGACGGACACTGACTTCTATCACGGCGGCGATCTGGCGGGGGTGATCCAGCGGCTGGACTATATCCAGGGCCTGGGGGCGACGGCTGTCTGGCTGGCGCCTATCTTCAAGAACAAACCGGTCCAGACGCATGGCGACTATACCGGCGCGGCGCATCACGGATACTGGATCACCGACTTCACCACCGTCGACCCCCATTTCGGCGACGAGGCGACGATGCGCGCCTTGGTCGATGCGGCCCATGCGCGCGGCATGAAGGCCTATCTGGACATCGTCGCCAACCACACCGCCGACGTCATCCGCTATCGCGAATGCCCGCAGAACGACTGCGCCTATCGCAGCCGCGCCGACTATCCCTATACGCGCAAGGGCGGGGTGGACGGGGCGCCGATCAACGACGGCTTCGACGGCCGCGACTTCACGCGCCTGACCCGGCCCGACTATGCCTACACGCCTTACATCCCGGCGGGTGAGGAGAACGCCAAGGTTCCGGCCTGGCTGAACGATCCCATCCGCTATCACAACCGGGGCGAAAGCACCTTTTCGGGCGAAAGCAGCCTGGATGGCGACTTCGCCGGTCTGGACGACCTGCTGACCGAGGACCCGGTGGTCGTCCAGGGCATGATCGACATCTTCGGCGGCTGGATCGACCGATACGGCATCGACGGCTATCGCATCGACACGGCCCGCCATGTGAATCCCGCCTTCTGGCGGGCCTTCATCCCCGCCATGAAGGCCCGCGCCGCGGCCAAGGGCATCCCCAACTTCCACATCTTCGGCGAGGTCTATGATCCCGATCCAGCCGTGACGGCGCGGTTCACGCGGGTCGATGGCTATCCGGCCGTGCTGGACTTTCCGTTCCAGAAGCAGGCGACCGACGTCGCGGCGGGCAAGGTCGGGACCGACGCCCTGGCCCGGCTGTTCGACGCCGACGCGATCTATGCGGACGGCGCGGAGACGGCTGCCATCCTGCCGACATTCCTGGGCAATCACGACATGGGCCGAATCGGCTTCTTCGTGAAGCAGGCCAACCCAGAGGCCGACGACGCCGAACTGCTGGCCCGGATCAAGCTGGCCCATGCGCTGATGATGTTCAGCCGGGGCGTGCCCACCCTCTATTACGGCGACGAGCAGGGTTTGGCCGGCGCGGGCGGATACGGAAACTCGCGCCAGGACATGTGGCCCAGCCGCACGCCGGTCTATGCGAACGAGACGCCGGTCGGAGGTCGCCAGCCGGCCTATTCGACCGAGGCGCCGCTTTACAAAGCCATCGCGGAAATGGCGCGCCTGCGCGCCGCCGAACCGGCGTTGCGTCGTGGTCGTCAGGTCGTGCGCGCCTATGGCGACAAGCCGGGTCTGTTCGCCCTGTCACGCCTGACCGACGACGGCGGCGAGGTGCTGGTCCTGTTCAACACCTCGACCGCGCCCGTCAGCGCCCAGGTCGAGGTGGAGCCCGGCTCGCTTCGGTGGCAGGCTCTGCGCGGCGACTGCGCCGCCCGTTCGTCGGCGCCCGCCAGCGTCGCCGTTCGCGTTTCCCCTCTCGACTACCTCGTTTGCAAGAGCGTTCCGTGA
- a CDS encoding efflux RND transporter periplasmic adaptor subunit, with the protein MRVLKIAAVSVMVTGALYGCSPKAEAPAQGAPPVTVAVPLKQQVRDWDEFTGRFEAVETVDVRARVGGYIQAVHFRDGQMVQRGQLLFTLDPRPAQAALAQAQAQVAQMQSQLTLARANLARSETLLASQAVSKAEYDANKAAVDAAQANLTAANAAVRNARLNLDYTRVTAPTSGRVSDRRVDPGNVIAGGSSAGDILTTIISGGPIHFVFDGSEAVLLKYLREGGANQGATVNVRLQDESTYKHSGRMDFSDNAVDTASGVIRLRAILPNADGFLRPGMFGSAQVAGAGAYDALLVPDSAIGTDQARRTVAVVNADGTVTNKAVQLGPIVQGLRVVRSGLAPTDRVIIAGLQRAAQPGSKVTPKNGKIEPVAADAAQAPVTQAAPASSASFANSLPAG; encoded by the coding sequence ATGCGCGTGCTGAAGATTGCGGCGGTATCCGTCATGGTGACGGGTGCGCTTTATGGTTGTTCCCCAAAGGCGGAGGCTCCGGCGCAAGGCGCGCCCCCGGTGACGGTGGCTGTGCCGCTGAAGCAGCAGGTGCGCGACTGGGACGAGTTCACGGGCCGGTTCGAGGCGGTCGAGACGGTGGATGTGCGCGCCCGCGTCGGCGGCTATATCCAGGCGGTGCACTTCCGCGATGGCCAGATGGTCCAGCGCGGCCAGTTGCTGTTCACGCTGGATCCGCGGCCGGCCCAGGCCGCCCTGGCCCAGGCCCAGGCCCAGGTCGCCCAGATGCAGTCGCAACTGACCCTGGCCCGCGCCAACCTGGCCCGGAGCGAGACGCTGCTGGCGTCCCAGGCGGTGTCCAAGGCCGAGTATGACGCCAACAAGGCCGCCGTCGACGCGGCCCAGGCCAATCTGACGGCCGCCAACGCCGCGGTCCGCAATGCGCGCCTGAACCTGGACTACACCCGCGTCACGGCGCCGACGTCGGGCCGCGTGTCCGACCGTCGCGTCGATCCGGGCAATGTCATCGCCGGCGGTTCGTCGGCCGGCGACATCCTGACCACCATCATCTCGGGCGGGCCGATCCACTTCGTCTTCGACGGGTCGGAAGCGGTCCTGCTGAAGTACCTGCGTGAGGGCGGCGCCAATCAGGGCGCGACCGTCAACGTCCGCCTGCAGGACGAGAGCACCTACAAGCATTCCGGCCGCATGGACTTCTCGGACAACGCCGTGGACACCGCCTCGGGCGTGATCCGCCTGCGCGCCATCCTGCCCAACGCCGACGGCTTCCTGCGCCCCGGCATGTTCGGCAGCGCCCAGGTCGCCGGCGCCGGCGCCTATGACGCCCTGCTGGTGCCGGATTCGGCCATCGGCACGGATCAGGCCCGCCGCACTGTCGCCGTCGTCAACGCCGACGGCACCGTGACGAACAAGGCGGTCCAGCTGGGCCCCATCGTCCAGGGTCTGCGCGTCGTCCGTTCGGGCCTGGCCCCGACCGACCGCGTCATCATCGCGGGTCTGCAACGCGCCGCCCAGCCGGGATCCAAGGTCACGCCCAAGAACGGCAAGATCGAACCCGTCGCCGCCGACGCCGCGCAGGCGCCCGTCACCCAGGCGGCCCCGGCGTCCAGCGCCTCCTTCGCCAACAGCCTGCCGGCCGGCTAA
- a CDS encoding TetR family transcriptional regulator, whose product MGATVIVLWSVTPLLCPGPRPRNAAATRTAILDAARERFAAESYDDVGMRDIARDVGVDAALISRYFGSKDDLFLAALDSCTDGSTLMSGEKSEFGARVANEIVFEPNKAEKLKGMSIMLRSIGSAKAAEMVQTTCSQRFFGPLEDWLSGPDATVRARLLAGFIMGMSVSRELGGGRFNIEQAQCEKMRDRLAPILQALIDG is encoded by the coding sequence ATGGGAGCTACGGTTATTGTTCTGTGGAGTGTCACACCCTTGTTATGTCCCGGCCCACGCCCGAGAAACGCCGCCGCGACGCGCACGGCCATTCTCGATGCAGCGCGCGAAAGGTTCGCGGCCGAGAGCTATGACGACGTCGGGATGCGCGACATCGCCCGCGACGTGGGCGTGGACGCGGCGCTGATCAGTCGATACTTCGGCTCCAAGGACGATCTGTTCCTGGCCGCGCTGGACAGCTGCACCGACGGCAGCACCCTGATGTCCGGCGAGAAGTCCGAGTTCGGCGCACGCGTGGCCAATGAGATCGTGTTCGAGCCCAACAAGGCCGAGAAGCTGAAGGGCATGTCGATCATGCTGCGCTCCATCGGGTCGGCCAAGGCGGCGGAGATGGTTCAGACGACCTGTTCGCAACGCTTCTTCGGCCCGCTTGAGGACTGGTTGAGCGGACCCGATGCGACGGTGCGCGCGCGGCTGTTGGCCGGGTTCATCATGGGCATGTCCGTCAGCCGCGAACTGGGCGGCGGCAGATTCAACATCGAACAGGCCCAGTGCGAGAAGATGCGCGACCGGCTGGCCCCCATCCTCCAGGCCCTGATCGACGGCTGA
- a CDS encoding sugar MFS transporter, giving the protein MTVPDAGKRQGAGLAFAYVTTLFFAWGFATSLIDPLIAAVKRVFDLNNAEAFLTTFAWFIAYGLMSLPAASVLSKLGYSRSIIGALIVMVAGCLIVPAATAADWYPGVLIALFVIASGVTLLQVAANPLVAELGSRKGASSRLNLSQAFNSLGTTVGPWLGSHVLLTGGVFAAGAVVTAATRIQSLRSIDMAFLGMGSFFALVAIFIFTARKKINAAAPATTDAVSPLKALSSPWAIFGALAIFLYVGSEVSIGGMLTNFLESPEILNAPIETAGKMVALYWGGAMVGRFIGSAVLTRVRPGVVLVFCTVAAAILCLTVSQLGGPTAAYAVLSIGLFNSIMFPTIFTLTLERSTAPTSATSGLLVFGIIGGALLPQVAAHIADAAGNLQPAFIVPMLGYVGLTIFAIACIRTKARAEVTTTVSH; this is encoded by the coding sequence ATGACCGTTCCGGACGCCGGAAAACGCCAGGGCGCGGGCCTGGCCTTCGCCTATGTCACCACCCTGTTCTTCGCCTGGGGCTTCGCCACATCGCTGATCGACCCGTTGATCGCGGCGGTGAAACGGGTGTTCGACCTGAACAACGCCGAAGCCTTCCTGACGACCTTCGCCTGGTTCATCGCCTATGGGCTGATGTCGCTGCCGGCCGCGTCCGTGTTGAGCAAGCTGGGCTACAGCCGATCGATCATCGGCGCCCTGATCGTCATGGTCGCCGGCTGCCTGATCGTGCCGGCCGCGACCGCCGCCGACTGGTATCCAGGCGTGCTGATCGCCCTGTTCGTCATCGCCTCGGGCGTCACCCTGTTGCAGGTCGCCGCCAATCCTCTGGTCGCCGAACTGGGCAGCCGGAAGGGCGCGTCCAGCCGTCTGAACCTGTCGCAGGCCTTCAACTCGCTGGGCACCACGGTCGGGCCGTGGTTGGGATCGCACGTCCTCCTGACCGGCGGCGTCTTCGCCGCCGGCGCCGTCGTGACCGCCGCCACCCGCATCCAGTCGCTGCGCAGCATCGACATGGCCTTCCTGGGCATGGGCTCCTTCTTCGCCCTGGTCGCCATCTTCATCTTCACGGCGCGCAAGAAGATCAACGCCGCCGCGCCTGCGACCACGGACGCGGTGTCGCCGCTGAAGGCCCTGTCGTCGCCGTGGGCGATCTTCGGCGCCCTGGCCATCTTCCTCTACGTCGGGTCCGAGGTCTCGATCGGCGGGATGCTGACCAACTTCCTGGAAAGCCCGGAAATCCTGAACGCCCCCATCGAGACGGCGGGCAAGATGGTCGCCCTGTACTGGGGCGGCGCCATGGTCGGGCGCTTCATCGGCTCGGCCGTGCTGACCAGGGTGCGTCCTGGCGTCGTGCTGGTCTTCTGCACGGTCGCGGCCGCCATCCTGTGCCTGACCGTCAGCCAGCTGGGCGGACCGACGGCGGCCTACGCCGTCCTGTCCATCGGCCTGTTCAACTCCATCATGTTCCCGACCATCTTCACCCTGACGCTGGAGCGTTCAACCGCGCCGACCTCGGCGACGTCGGGGCTGCTGGTGTTTGGCATCATCGGCGGCGCCCTGCTGCCGCAGGTGGCGGCGCACATCGCCGACGCGGCGGGCAATCTGCAGCCGGCCTTCATCGTGCCGATGCTGGGCTATGTGGGGCTGACGATTTTCGCCATCGCCTGTATCCGCACCAAGGCGCGCGCCGAGGTGACGACGACCGTCTCGCACTAG
- a CDS encoding LacI family DNA-binding transcriptional regulator, with protein MSRKTTRLEDIARLAGVSIATASRALNDSPAVNDRTKQTIWKLAKEHDYPFRRHMPAGPIGAQGTIALVVPRPQGREGRLSDPFFLELLAGVGEAARERGCDLLMSHISPANYDELSAALNTSRADGVIFLGQSSLHSAFNRLVDADHRFVVWGAELPDQDYCSIGSDNISGGRRATLHLARLGRKRIVFLGDLDPPEAMQRHRGYLDALNQSGLEAEAERIVPAHFEVESAEAAVDALIRRGVAFDGVVAASDQIALGAVRALLHAGVDVPGQVSVIGFDNVPFSRYSRPALSTIAQDTMKAGRLMVSKLLDHGGASAGMGVGMGAGRSERVPTELIVRETCGG; from the coding sequence TTGAGCCGCAAGACCACCCGACTGGAAGACATCGCCCGCCTGGCCGGGGTGTCCATCGCCACCGCCTCGCGCGCCCTGAACGACAGCCCCGCCGTCAACGACCGCACCAAACAGACGATCTGGAAGCTGGCCAAGGAGCATGACTATCCGTTCCGCCGCCACATGCCCGCCGGACCGATCGGCGCCCAGGGCACCATCGCCCTGGTCGTGCCGCGCCCGCAGGGGCGGGAAGGGCGCCTCAGCGATCCCTTCTTCCTTGAGCTTCTGGCCGGGGTGGGCGAGGCGGCGCGCGAACGCGGCTGCGACCTGTTGATGAGCCATATCTCGCCCGCCAACTATGACGAGCTGTCGGCGGCGCTGAACACCAGCCGGGCGGACGGGGTGATCTTCCTGGGCCAGTCCAGCCTGCATTCGGCCTTCAACCGGCTGGTGGACGCCGACCATCGGTTCGTCGTCTGGGGCGCCGAACTGCCGGATCAGGACTATTGCTCCATCGGCTCGGACAATATCTCGGGCGGACGGCGCGCGACCCTGCATCTGGCGCGACTGGGGCGAAAGCGCATCGTCTTCCTGGGCGACCTCGATCCGCCCGAGGCCATGCAGCGCCATCGCGGCTATCTGGACGCCCTGAACCAGAGCGGGCTGGAGGCCGAGGCCGAACGGATCGTGCCCGCCCACTTCGAGGTCGAGTCGGCCGAGGCCGCCGTGGACGCCCTGATCCGACGCGGCGTCGCCTTCGACGGGGTGGTGGCGGCGTCGGACCAGATCGCCCTGGGCGCCGTGCGCGCCCTGTTGCACGCGGGCGTTGACGTGCCGGGCCAGGTCTCGGTCATCGGTTTCGACAATGTGCCGTTCAGCCGCTATTCGCGCCCGGCGCTCAGCACCATCGCCCAGGACACGATGAAGGCCGGCCGGTTGATGGTCTCCAAACTGCTGGATCACGGCGGCGCATCCGCCGGCATGGGCGTCGGCATGGGCGCCGGCCGGTCCGAGCGCGTTCCGACCGAGTTGATCGTTCGCGAGACCTGCGGCGGCTGA